The segment tctagTTCAAATGAagttaagaattataaattttctttatcaacttaaaaaaaaaacaaaaacaaataaattaagggAACTTTCTGGCTTCTGCAGGCTTGTTTGTTGtttcctttactttttttcttttttttttattcttttgatggaGATAATAATGATACACATGCTGCAGTGGAGTGGAGTGGAGTGGAGTGGAGTGGTGTCACGTGAGCCTGATTGCATTTGAGTGGTGAAGGTGAGGggtcttctctcttctctcttcctcGGCCGACACAAACTCAAACGCTTTCATGTGCTGTGTTTATGCCTTCTTACGTCACCACGAGCTTCTTCAAGATGTTGGAAATTAATGTAAATCTAGAGGATTTGATGTTGACTGatcttgttttataaaaaaaattaaattaaaaaaagaagaagatgggtGCTTTCCccttaaatataataataataatttttcaatgctCACTTGTGCACTCTTTGTGCATTCATGTTTGATTATGGAACTGGCATTGATGGATACAGACAGAGTCAATatattcttgataaattttcattctaaaattgttttataaatatttatcttatatttatatcaatatttctctaattaaatataattttatcccttttgcatttgtttcttttattacgGAATGCTAACTAATTAAAAGCAAGTCTTGTTTTAGTCATTAAACACTTattactttattatttaatgcaataattttattttttgtgtagtTCAATTCGCTAGgtttttggtttgctttctataagttACAAGTTTGAATTCTACAAACTTTAGGACCATTAGatacttacatgatcgttaatttcagaatCCGTGATTTTAATGGAGAATTTCAGGATCCGTAAAATTAATCTAGGTCCATTCAAGATAATCTAGATACCtaccttaattaaaaatatatatatatatagagaaaagGGTGTTGATTTACATATTATAAGAGCCTCGAATGCAGCAAAGGCCTTGACTAGTTTTTGCGTGTAAATGATAATTACTTGGAGAAGGATCGCTACAAAAGTTGGAGTTATGCTATAGAATTGATCATTtattaatcatttttctttatttctcagGATAATTCCATTTTAGCCTTTGAATGCCCCATGAAAGAGGTCCTACAAACCAGTTCGAGTGGGGGATTTCACAGCAATGTTGTATGGATGGATTGTTACGGGcaaagaatgaaaaaagaagGACCCCCCAAAACGGCAACGTTTTGTGGTCATATAATTTGAAGAGCTAGAAATTAGAAAAAGGAAGCAAAGGTGTTGACTGGGAAAATAGGCTAGGACTCGCCTTGGCCCACCAATCCACTAACTAGAAATATCTAACGGGACCACAAGCTCCATGACTATAAACGGAAGTTTCTCGTGGTTTGGTGCACTGAACTTTCATGGGCCACGTTTGTCGGGCCTGGTCTAGGCCTCATAATTCAAACTCATTTAAGTGGTGGAGTCCACAAGGATAGTGGCGTCGAGTTTCTTTCCATTAACTATCAGTGTTTGACTGACTTGGCAAAGTAAAACAAGTCGTatgattatgttttaaaatattttttttatttaaaaatatattaaaataatatttttttaattttaaaaaattattttcggatcaaaattacttgaaattataaaaaaaatcatttaaaataaaaataaaataaaacaaacatttaattttttttaaagtacctTTAAAACGTAAAACTAGACTCTTTCTATCCACTAATGCTAATGGTCATGGAATGGAAAGAAAGATATAAATCCTGTTTCGCAAACCATATTCAGATATAAAGACTTAGTTCGATACGTGTATGGAAAAAAAGGTTTCTTTGCATTGCGTCTAAAAGagacaaaaatataattgattggCGTATGGATTGAAAGGCGAGGCATCCTGAACCAAGGGAGTAACGTCTTGTATATCCTCCCATCATTTCTGACATGAATTTGTGTCCACCATGGCCACGATGTTCTTCTAtctatcaaattgtttttttttttttttatttcgacaCAGTAGGCTACCCTGGTGCGCGGAGCACTTTACTGCCAAGCCAAGCCAAGCCAATGTAGGCAGCTCGTTTACTTATGTTATAATAGTTGGTAAGATTATATTATGATTTAGGTTGCCTTTCATTTGCCTCTCTTGGTTCAAGATTATAGTAGGAAGTAAACGAGCTGCCTGCACTGGCTCGGCTCCTCTCACCAGGAAACTCCAGGTTCCAGGCATTTCTATGCCCCCACAGGAAAAAGTACTCTGAATTTCGGCCTCGATTTAGTTGCCGCGAGGTGCCTTCAAATATACTTTGGTGTGGAAAATGACAGACCATGCTCAGATTTCAGATAGCATTGCCGACTCCCATTTTTCCTTTTAGCACGGAAGCAGTTTTTGAAAAGAgatgaaaatttatgtttcttgTTTTCACGAGATCACGTAATAAGAGTAAGGTTATAAATATTGGATTTGATTTGGAACCAGAGGGCTTGAGCCGTTAAGTTATTGACACAAAATGAATTAACTGATGAGCAGTGTACAGCCAAATACTACTATCGAGCTCAACAGACCAAACTATGTTGTGCTGATTTTGAGCTCACTCTCAATCTGAGAGTATGTGTTAAGAGGGGGAAAAAAAGCATCGTGGTTTCCTAAATATGCTGTAATCCTTACTAAATAACCTTCTTAATTTTCCATTTTGTGTTGTTCAATTCctttattagaaataataattaacctgAGGTTCCTAGACATCAATATCTCTAAATGGCCATGGATCAAACCTCCCATGGGGATCGTGACAGACGGCTACTCTGCATCCCAATTAGGAATGTTAGCAGTAGCTTCATTGACCATCTTTACGAGGGTAACCTGCAGAAAGGACAGGCAAAAGAACACATCAAAATGAAAGTTATTAGTAATCTGTACAGGTCATTCTTTGTTATCACTCCAGAGTTCATGAAATGGAGTTCCTACTGACAGATTACTTCTAGTTAGTTGAACTCCATGTCATCCGTAAGGGTGATAGCTACATATATCCATGCTTCGATATGTTGCAACATGAATACGACTCTGAGCCGTCGAAACCAGCAGACAGTGATCACAACTGGCCAGCAGGGAAACAGTTCAATGCTTCTAGCCTAGTTTTTTGGCCTGATTATATCTTAACTTGACCATACTCTGCTGTGGAAAAGGTACCTAATCAGTCCCAGCCTTTTGCTTTACAGAAAATTCTGAAGGTTataatttaggaaaaaaaaactgaccatTATCAGGTCAAAAGGAGATAATCATGAAAACTAGACAGACCTCAGTTCACATGCTAGAGGCCCTAGAATCGGGGCCAAATTTCAGCTTTCAATGAAGCAAGGTGAGAGGATTTTAAAGCAAGAACCATAGCACACCAGTAAATCTCTGCTCTAATCCTTCTTAAACTTTCACGAAGCAGATTACAAATGGGAATGTAAACATGGACGCCAGTACCAGAATATACATTTTGACAGAGCTGGGGCAGTTGCAACTCAGTAGCCTATGTTATTCTGTAATGTATATTTTCCAAACCCTAGTAGAGGGGAATACACtgcaaaaatattataatattgcTCAAAACGTACCACACTTTCTGGAACCCCTGGAGGGGGCAAGGGGAGGTTTTTTGGTGGAGGCCCTCGTAGATATGATCTCTTGTCAAATCTCCACTCTCCAATTTTTCCATATGTTAGCTGACCCTGAAGATTATGTAACCTCAGATAACTAACAGGATGACAAGGAAATGGAAGATGGTGGATTCACAAAATTAGACGAAATGCGAAAAATTTTGCAGGCATAAGATCATAACTAGAATAACAATTCTTCTTAAATAggatattgtttaattttacctttaagTTGTAGTCACATCCATAAGTataatgaatgataaaaaatttcCTAGTGCTCAGATCCCACGGGGGCTGCAGAATGAACATCTCAGAGTCATACAAACTGCTTAATACACAAAATCAACATTGCATATAAAGTCCAACTGAAGCTGCTAGAACTGGAGATCTAATAAACTGAGCACAAAGAGCTACGCAAGGTTTTGACTGGACCTGCAGCATAAAATCTTTCCGAAGAACATGCTGCACGTCATTCAAAGCTGCTGCTACAGCATATGCATACCTTAGTTCAGCGACCAAAAACAGGAGTGTCAAAAACCTGTCATCGGAGAGTTAATACAAAGTAAATAATGGCCATTACTGTGCACTCACATTTCTAGTACCCATCCAAAAGCTTTATCAGTCTCCTCGTCATTTTTCATCTTCAAGGAAACATTCATCCATGTAGGAGCTATCTTTTCCAGAAGTTCCTGAAAATCATAAGGCTCAGATAATAACTCATCTTTCATCCAACAGAAAAAATATAACACAACCGCAATTTTTAGAGGGTTACGACAATGAGAAATACAAGTTTATTTTCACGCAAGTGCAAAAATTGGTATACTGTTTATATTTAAACAGAAAAATGGAATATCAGAACAAGTATAGCAGAAACTAATATTACAAAACAGATCAAAGGCAAGTTTGATACTAGGAGATACGGTATCTCGAGAGTAAACACCTTCTTGATAATTACAGGAGAGTTGCCAATTGGATCGATATCTGTCACGGGACCCTTCTCCTCTGGATAATACTTCCTTACGATATTTTCGAATTTAGCAGGTTCGATATAGAAAAATGGAAAAGCAGCCGGCAACCCTCCACGTGCTAGATTTGGAAGGGGATTCACAGGTATATGATCAGGCTCTGCCATTAATATATATCTGCACAGATTGCATTTTACCGCCATTAGAATATCATGGAGGTAAATGCATGTCAAGTAAAGATCATGGAAACTGAAAAGCTCACTCTTCATCAATGGTAGTCTTTTCCAGCCACTGCACAAAGGCCCATGGTCTATTTAGGACGATGTAACCCTGGTTTACAGAATGGAAAGTCATATCACCactattgaaaaaatagatttgtgtAAAAAGAGCAGAGTATCAAAATCaacacacaaaaagaaaaaaaaatcaaatcagaaGATAGCATTCTCAAGAGGGGTAAGATGCAGAATGGTCCGATTCAAGATAATTACattacaaacaaacaaatcattTAATTCGACGACATATTAAACCATGACTTGTGAAGCCAAATCGGTGAGCTTCACAGAGGTTAGAAGGTAGTATATTTTGTTTGTATATTAATGATTGGCTGTTTCACTGCTAGAAATTATTCATGGAAAAGGCAACCTTTGACACCTTCATAAGACATGGAAAATGAGATGCAATTCATTAGCAAAGTAGGATGAACTAAAGTTCCATGTGCACAGTATTCTTCTATTCATAATAAACTTCCTGACTGAAGTACGAGTCTTGAAACAAATGAATCACATCTACGTGCAGTTACATGCTATGAACCACCAAAATCCTCAAAGCCAAATACTTTGTTCAGGTTCAGCCTTCCATTAAATAGTGAAATAATTGCAGAATGCCAACAATCTGAATCAGTTCCAAGAGGATGGCTTGCACTTTACTTAAACATGCAGGCAAAATAACTCTTATTAAGAGAAAACCATGCATTCAAATGAGCTCTCTTACATTCCTTTTCCCaaacaccaaataaaaaatgtacAAGGGAAAGTCAAAAgcaaaacatctttttttcagATTATGCACTGCAAAGATGTTAGATTCTCAACAACAAGATGATATACCATAAAAGAAGCGAGACGTAACCAATAACAAGGGATGCAGGCTCTCTCCacaatgagaaagaaaaaacgcGGGAAACTCACCCGATCGAGACCTGCAGGAAGAGGATCAACCACAACTGTAGGCATCTCATCCATCAAGTTGTCAGGCTTTCCAGAGTGCAAAATCCGTGTAAATCCTCCCATCTCCGACCCATACAGGTCTCTGTTCTTCTTATACCAGTAGTACATAATGCGACACTGCCATTTGCTGTAGGGAGCATCAGTTGCTGTTAAGGCAACATGGAAGGGCATCCTGGCATTCTTTGGTTTCTTCACCTCTTCAGGCATTTCAATAAGTGGATCGAAAAATGCCTCACCATCCGAATCGTCATATACCCATTTCCCAATAGATCTATTGTGCATTGTCATGGTGACTAAGTTGTATGTAGCAAAGAAAAACCCAAAAGCTAATAGAATCAGAACTGGTGACGAAGCCTGTCCCATCGTCTCTCTCCCAGTTATCAATGACGATCAAACCAGGATCCCAGATTCTCCAAACCACAAACAAATCAAGTGTCCAAGTCTAGGAACCTACCTTTTTCATTTTACCAGGTAGATAACACGAAAGTGTAAATATTTTGAAGCTAAATTACACAACACAATGAGAAAATCTATTTAATCTCTGGCAGTTAACCTGCATAAGAATTAGGactaaaaattagtttaaaccACGACCAGTACAAGGATACAAGGATCACAGCTACTCACCGAGACATTTGAAATgcttataaattacaaatattccAGCCAACCAGTTTAGAACATGATGTGGATCCAAGCTCAGAGCAAAATTACAATCAAATacaaattgatcaaagaaaattccagaaaaaaaatatgaaattgccATGTTGAGAAAGAAATGACCAAAAAACAGCAGATGATCTCATCGAATTCATTCCATAGACACATTACACTCCTCCAGTGCGACACTTCAATGCAAACTAACACTGTTTTccaccacacaaaaaaaaccttccaaaaatatttagataaaaacCCACAAAAACTCAACTCTCAAAAGCAATGTGGATAAGTACAGAGAGGTAGAATCAATCCAGTCATGTCAAATCAAGCCAGAAGATTCACATAAGCCCAGAGAgacaaaaataaccaaactgctGAAAGTGGCACACAATTCACAACGATAATTcctttattagaaaaatagaaagattgAAGGGTCATCCAATTCCcatccaaaacaaacaaacaagatcACTAAAATTCAATCCAGCTAGACAAATGCTGAACTTAGTATTTCAATAGCACCTTGAGAAGCCAAATGGGCactcaaaaaaacaaagaaaaaaacagaagaatgCATCACAGACAAAGAAAAACAGAAGGCAGAAACAGGGATTATTATATCAAGATGCGctctttaaagaaaaattaaaaaacaaataaagaaccCACGAAGGTTTCTTGTTGCTGAATAAAGAATAAGGCAGGGGTACTTAATAACCAATCACTATTATATTTATCATGGAAAAGACAAAGCAATAATCTAAGAATTCACGAATGGATCCCGATTTGATGTCTCCAGACAATGATAGAGACAGAGATAGAGAGTAACGTACGATCCTGCTTGATGTTAACAGAGAGATTCGATGCTGATGTAAGAGAATTGAGGCTTTCTGCTTTCAGTTTCtgttgtgttatatatatatacacatatatatataattttgcagTATAATCTAGACGTTAAGCTGAATGTCATGCACCTTTTATAGATACACCAAGTACTCTTGTGCTCATATATTAAAACGACTAGGTAAGTTATAATTTGTACCAATTcaaccaagtttttttaaaaataaattattattttttatcaattatgaCCAAATTAAcgaccattttaaaaaaaaattattaaaaaaaaagattcaataaaaaagaactaaagtgtaaaataaagaaaaaattcatagcCAATCCcaaatttgtataaaaatgcTTTTCAGTCCACctgattttccttttcttcttttaaggTTTTTGTCGCTTTTAAAATTTCCTATTGGTTTAAATGTTTAttcatttttcagtttttagtttaagtgatgaaaaaaaaagttcctcCAAATAAAAAGCACATTGTTAATTGATAACATTACAACAACCAAAATGACTAATTTTCatgtcaataaaaaaagttatataatagtggggttttttttataagcatgcttgaaaaaataaattagtgttatttagatttatttatttgattaatttatattttttttagtgatgttGGGGTTAATAAGTGGTTATGCATGTGAtatattgttcattttttttaaaaaaaaaaaaaccaaacactaGGTATTTTAATTAAGGTCATGCACAAGGACCAGCTTGAAAAGCCCTATTAACTAGGCCTATTGTTAGGCGTGCtgcatatttttgtttttatctaatttaaatttattttatttaaaattaattaattaaaatatattaaattaactaaaaatattttttagatatatttttcaattaaatatcattcaatttttacttattttttttaataagattattatatttataatattaacaagttTTTGTATACCAATAGTAGTTGGTTCAAGTGAATTGACAcatgttttctttaaataagGTCTTCAGTTTGAACCTTATAAATGAAGTGCATCATCATTGAGAGAATTTTATCCTTTAGTTAGCAGACCAGACTCGACCGGATTAATTGAAGTTCAATAAACTTTTAGATATCaggatttagaaaaaaacaagtttttcattattttattttgctaattTTATCTAGCTGCTATTTTGAtaacatatgtttttattatcatataattaaaaatatatattttaaaaaaactatattaataaatcaatcatGTTTATAACCTGAGTCACGAATTTGATGGATTGGCTTGAGTTgacttaaatcaattaaaaatgttatcatcgtgatatttaaaaacaaaaactttcttTGTACATATCAAATtcttatttcaaaattaaaagttttcttGTAAATAGTAATGcgtgcataatttttttacattcaaataaaattttggttaGTAGCACAGCAATTTTCTTGTAAATTCACTATAATTGATATACTGCATTCGAGGAAATTTAATAGccttgaattttaaataaaagaaaggaacaTACCTCcttaattagtaaaaaaaaaaaaaaaactcccctTAAAGTTTATGACCACGACAACATCACTATTATGTAACTTTTTTGCAcgtacaatttttttaaaaaaattttctaattaattttttaaaaatataaagatttatcaATAtgcagtttttaaaattttagtcaaATTACAATTTTCCTTGCTGTTAATTGCTATACTTCTTAGGGAAGATTCCTAAACACCTCCTTATGCTAATGATaatcaaacattttattttttaaacaatatttataaatatagatAATTATAATCTCTATTTTTGCaatcataatttcatttaaatacaaTCAATAATTAGAGTGATGATAACATAAGAAAAAGATAGGTAatctttttgaaataatttaaaagtgaaaaattgaacattcaaaaaaatcaccataaatacttatatatatatatatatatatatatatatatatattaaaggaaaagaaaaaatcaattaactgataattttgcaaaatgataaaataaaaaactttatttatagGATGTGTAATTATAATCAACCAATTAGAaagtatgtatgtatatatatatatatatatatatatataagaatacaattaaacaattatagaaataaattacaaattttaattctttgaaattcttaattttattctttcatgtGGTATTTAATCTTTTCTATAATTGGTGATTGTATTGAAtgaatttcaattcaaaatatagatttgttttcttaataagtttttgataatttgagtttcctaatttttagttttacatCTCTAGAAGACCACTCCATTTACCAtcacataattaaatatatacaacTAGTATTGATGCCAAAATCTTGCTAGCGGCATGACTTGACATCTCCTAGGTGAAGTAGCATCCAATCCAAGAGCAGCATCTTATCATCTGTACCTCCTCTCCCCTCTTTCCAAGCAAAGAcaccgagagagagagatggaagcAGTACTGGCATCTAAACCAGTGATCAAAGTCGTAGCCCTTTGCGGGTCTCTACGTAAAGGCTCCTTCAACCGTGGCCTCCTTCGTTCAGGTAATTAAAACAGCCCCAGCTTTTTTCTCATTGCATGTCTGTCATTCTACATGTACAAATTTGGAGTCTTGGTTTGATTTTTGAGAagggttttgatatttttgcagCAATTCAGATAAGTCAGGATTCGGTGAATGGCATGGAGATTGAGTACATGGATATTTCACCACTGCCAATGCTAAACACTGATCTTGAAGTTGATGGTAATTTCCCACCTGTTGTTGAAGCTTTCCGGCAGAAGATTCTTCAAGCTGATAGTGTCCTCTTTGCCTCGCCTGAGTACAATTATTCCGTCACCGGTACGGTACccttctctctctattttttgtaCTAGTACATGTACATGAACACACACAGTGCGCTACATGTATGAGATGGTATCGACAATTTTTGGGACTAGCATTTACCTGCAAATGAGCTCAAAGGAATCTGTTGAGCTTGGATTTTTACTCATCGGGACTGGCCATAAAGTGCTTTATTTCAGACTAGGAAAGTTGAATTGAATGATTTCATCTTACTCAACGATTAGGATTTTGATCTACTGTTACTTTTTCCTCCCATTTGCTAGCACCTTTGAAGAATGCAATTGACTGGGCATCTAGACCACCAAACTGCTGGGCTGACAAAGCTGCTGCCATTGTAAGTACCGGAGGAAGTTTTGGTGGTGGGCTAGCACAGTACCATCTTCGCCAAATTGGAATTTATCTTGACCTTCATTTCATCAACAAACCCGAGTTTCACTTGAATGCATTTGCACCTCCAGCAAAATTTGACAGCAATGGAAACTTGATTGATCCACAGTCTAAGGACAGACTGAAGGAAGTTCTTTTAAGCTTGCTTGCATTCACTTTGCGACTCAAAGGTAACAGCTAAAGTAATCTGCCATTAGAGTTTTGTCATGTTGGTTTTTCACCTGTCCGGTCTTTTATTCTGTGTGTAATGTTGCATTTGGGACACAGACTCTCCAACCATGTGCTAATATAACATTCAAGGTATTCTCAGTTTCTCAGTTTTCTGCACTATCTTATGTATTCATTTCTTTGGTCTAAGAGTAGCATATGGCCCTTCACTCTTAAGCTCTCGTGGCTCTTCTAATTCAAATGTAGAAGCTTTCATGGGTATATAAATAACGAATAATAAGCATAATGTGCACTACAGACAAGAAGAATAATGCCTACTTGTGATGCCGATCCTGACGAAAATATTACTGGAGAAATTCTTGCGCCAAATCTGAAAAACAAATGTTCCAAAAAGGGATCATAGGAAGAGGttgtggaatttttttatttttttgtttgtgcttTTTGTGAGAGATGTCATTGGCTATATATCCACGGATCATTATTTTTTGCATGGTTGTTAAACCTGCTCAAATTGGTTAATTGAGTtggaaaaattaagatttgaagCATAACAGGTTGGgtgataataaatattgttataatAAAACTCAGTTGAttcaattaagattttaataatataattaacttgattaaacCAGTCCAAATTTAATTGAATCAAtacaaa is part of the Populus nigra chromosome 8, ddPopNigr1.1, whole genome shotgun sequence genome and harbors:
- the LOC133701149 gene encoding hydroxyproline O-arabinosyltransferase 3-like, with the protein product MGQASSPVLILLAFGFFFATYNLVTMTMHNRSIGKWVYDDSDGEAFFDPLIEMPEEVKKPKNARMPFHVALTATDAPYSKWQCRIMYYWYKKNRDLYGSEMGGFTRILHSGKPDNLMDEMPTVVVDPLPAGLDRGYIVLNRPWAFVQWLEKTTIDEEYILMAEPDHIPVNPLPNLARGGLPAAFPFFYIEPAKFENIVRKYYPEEKGPVTDIDPIGNSPVIIKKELLEKIAPTWMNVSLKMKNDEETDKAFGWVLEMYAYAVAAALNDVQHVLRKDFMLQPPWDLSTRKFFIIHYTYGCDYNLKGQLTYGKIGEWRFDKRSYLRGPPPKNLPLPPPGVPESVVTLVKMVNEATANIPNWDAE
- the LOC133702326 gene encoding NADPH:quinone oxidoreductase-like, whose protein sequence is MEAVLASKPVIKVVALCGSLRKGSFNRGLLRSAIQISQDSVNGMEIEYMDISPLPMLNTDLEVDGNFPPVVEAFRQKILQADSVLFASPEYNYSVTAPLKNAIDWASRPPNCWADKAAAIVSTGGSFGGGLAQYHLRQIGIYLDLHFINKPEFHLNAFAPPAKFDSNGNLIDPQSKDRLKEVLLSLLAFTLRLKGNS